A genomic window from Candidatus Tanganyikabacteria bacterium includes:
- a CDS encoding type II secretion system protein codes for MRTRRGFTLAEIILVIVIGFFLLYVALVTYAQAKTAAGISKARDKVYALQQLVEQMATTQGGTYPHLDQVASAWRDKRPSDVDRSPFGGRITTGFNNGRMTAAVTQGGPTVYYGIDGEAGCFSRPCYGGEIPAYPNDKDDIAPVAYPSPHPMYSPLPGTDGLIEYRRIYSNTTAGATASFFELTTNKMTEVRSYAISIRNPVFQPILFVGGAPQP; via the coding sequence GTGCGGACGCGTAGGGGTTTCACCTTAGCCGAGATCATCCTGGTCATCGTCATCGGCTTCTTCCTGCTGTACGTCGCCCTGGTGACCTATGCCCAGGCCAAGACGGCGGCGGGTATCTCCAAGGCGCGCGACAAGGTCTATGCCCTCCAGCAACTGGTCGAGCAGATGGCCACGACGCAGGGGGGCACGTACCCTCACCTCGACCAGGTCGCGTCGGCGTGGCGCGACAAGCGACCCAGCGACGTCGACCGGAGCCCGTTCGGCGGCCGCATCACCACCGGCTTCAACAACGGCCGGATGACGGCGGCGGTCACCCAGGGCGGCCCCACGGTCTACTACGGCATCGACGGAGAGGCCGGGTGTTTCTCGCGCCCTTGTTACGGCGGCGAGATCCCGGCCTATCCGAACGACAAGGACGACATCGCGCCGGTCGCCTATCCGTCGCCCCATCCCATGTACTCCCCGCTCCCGGGCACCGACGGCCTCATCGAATACCGGCGGATCTACTCCAACACCACGGCGGGCGCCACGGCCAGCTTCTTCGAGCTGACGACCAACAAGATGACCGAGGTGCGCTCGTACGCCATCTCGATCCGCAATCCGGTCTTCCAGCCGATCCTGTTCGTAGGCGGTGCTCCCCAGCCGTAG
- a CDS encoding tetratricopeptide repeat protein, with product MASAGVSALAIVLIAGIALPAFAQEDARLFERAREQLEAMVRVNPADFKARSLLGRAYALQGHYDKALEQYRQAATLGDQSVHLLVADVLADRGEDAAAREAYETARLHAKRGGDALRAAEADLGLAQLDLLRGDLDKVLAAVERVQGGDKQAASRLRARLLALQSAARAGQVLKEGPVAVWTDGARAREALERALSVDDSDPRVLYALGRFYLEAPPGFGDRDRAELLMARAAKLRRANAVYRAWHIHALAIRGRQTEAQTELEAFEAAFGGSPAARAVADRLRRGEPPF from the coding sequence GTGGCAAGCGCGGGAGTCTCGGCGCTGGCGATCGTCCTGATCGCCGGGATCGCCCTGCCGGCCTTCGCCCAGGAGGATGCCAGGCTCTTCGAACGGGCGCGGGAGCAACTGGAGGCGATGGTCCGGGTCAATCCGGCCGACTTCAAGGCTCGTTCCCTGCTCGGGCGGGCCTACGCGCTGCAAGGCCACTACGACAAGGCTCTCGAACAGTATCGGCAGGCCGCGACCCTCGGGGACCAGTCCGTACATCTGCTGGTGGCGGATGTCCTGGCCGATCGGGGGGAGGATGCGGCCGCCCGCGAAGCCTACGAGACGGCCCGCCTGCACGCGAAGCGAGGCGGCGATGCGCTCCGGGCGGCGGAGGCCGACCTCGGCCTCGCGCAACTGGATCTCCTGCGCGGCGACCTGGACAAGGTCCTGGCGGCCGTGGAACGGGTCCAAGGAGGTGACAAGCAGGCGGCTTCCCGGCTGAGGGCGCGGCTGCTGGCTCTCCAGAGCGCGGCCCGGGCGGGGCAGGTGCTCAAGGAAGGCCCGGTCGCGGTCTGGACCGACGGCGCCCGGGCGCGAGAGGCCCTCGAGCGCGCCCTGTCGGTGGACGATAGCGATCCGCGGGTGCTCTACGCCCTAGGCCGGTTCTACCTCGAGGCGCCGCCCGGTTTCGGGGATCGCGACAGGGCCGAGTTGCTCATGGCGCGGGCCGCCAAGCTGCGCCGGGCCAACGCCGTCTACCGGGCATGGCACATCCATGCCCTGGCGATCCGGGGGCGCCAGACCGAGGCCCAGACCGAGCTGGAGGCGTTCGAGGCCGCATTTGGCGGGTCGCCGGCCGCTCGTGCGGTGGCCGACCGCCTGCGCCGCGGGGAGCCGCCTTTCTAG
- a CDS encoding MerR family transcriptional regulator, whose translation MDLFESKDRPLYIISVAAELVNMHPQTLRLYERRGLVCPKRQGKNRLYSQADIERLMYIQSLTQELGINLAGVERIIRLQNELDQLKARKEEELRLIAERMEQLERMKRVREGEIAEIKQKIKESLAEDEEPADPNAPRQTEPRDRKPQGARSLE comes from the coding sequence ATGGACTTGTTCGAATCCAAGGATCGCCCGCTCTACATCATCAGTGTAGCGGCGGAACTGGTTAACATGCACCCGCAGACCCTCCGCCTCTACGAGCGGCGCGGCCTGGTGTGTCCCAAGCGGCAGGGCAAGAACCGGCTTTACTCTCAGGCCGACATCGAGCGCCTGATGTACATACAGAGCCTCACGCAGGAACTGGGCATCAATCTGGCAGGCGTCGAACGCATCATCCGCTTGCAGAACGAACTCGATCAGCTCAAGGCCCGCAAGGAAGAAGAGCTCCGGCTGATCGCCGAGCGCATGGAGCAACTGGAGCGGATGAAGCGGGTCCGCGAAGGCGAGATCGCCGAGATCAAGCAAAAAATCAAGGAATCGCTGGCAGAGGATGAGGAGCCGGCGGACCCGAATGCCCCGAGGCAGACGGAGCCTCGCGATCGAAAGCCGCAGGGGGCCAGGAGCCTGGAATGA
- a CDS encoding ATP-dependent Clp protease ATP-binding subunit — translation MFERFTEKAIKVIMLAQEEARRLGHNFVGTEQILLGLIGEGTGVAAKTLKSMGVSLKDARIEVEKIIGRGSGFVAVEIPFTPRAKRVLELSWDEARQLGHNYIGTEHLLLGLIREGEGVAVRVLENLGVDLSRVRSNVIRLLGESAATAGSGQHRSKTPTLDEFGSNLTQMAEEHRLDPVVGREKEIERVIQILGRRTKNNPVLIGEPGVGKTAIAEGLALKISNGEVPDILSEKRVVTLDIGSLVAGTKYRGEFEERLKKIMEEIRGAGNIILVIDELHTLIGAGAAEGAVDAANILKPALARGELQCIGATTLDEYRKHIERDAALERRFQPVMVGEPSVDETIEILRGLRERYEAHHRLQISDEALIAAAKLADRYISDRFLPDKAIDLMDEAASRVRLRSSSLPPKAKDLEKELRQFTKEKEAAIRAQEFEKASQLRDQEQGIREKIREIAAEWRTERGNQAAPVVDAEEIAEIVASWTGIPVSKITEGETEKLLKMEEVMHERVIGQQEAIHLISRAVRRARVGLKNPRRPIGSFIFSGPTGVGKTEVAKALAAFFFGQEDSLIRIDMSEYMEKHAVSKMIGSPPGYVGYNEGGQLTEAVRRRPYSVVLFDEIEKAHPDAFNILLQILEDGRLTDAKGRTVDFKNTIVILTSNIGARAIEKGSTLGFQTGGDDNRYKRMRDLVMDELKQAFRPEFLNRIDEIIVFHPLTKEEVAQIADLMMKEVYARMRENEFELVVAQDVKDKLVDEGYSATYGARPLRRSIQRLIEDPLAEEILSGALSKIGKIEAYLDDGKVGFRNIANGEGGAPAEPAEGAGEEGAAEVAAATTSRKRGSSAPKQEE, via the coding sequence ATGTTCGAGCGGTTCACTGAGAAGGCCATCAAGGTCATCATGCTCGCGCAGGAAGAGGCGCGGCGCCTTGGCCACAACTTCGTCGGAACCGAGCAGATCCTCCTGGGCCTCATCGGCGAGGGCACCGGCGTCGCGGCCAAGACGCTCAAGAGCATGGGCGTCTCGCTCAAGGACGCGCGCATCGAGGTGGAGAAGATCATCGGCCGCGGCTCGGGCTTCGTGGCGGTCGAGATTCCGTTCACGCCGCGGGCCAAGCGCGTGCTCGAGCTGTCGTGGGATGAAGCCCGCCAGCTCGGCCACAACTACATCGGCACCGAGCACCTGCTCCTCGGCCTGATTCGCGAGGGCGAGGGAGTGGCCGTGCGCGTGCTCGAAAATCTCGGCGTGGACCTCTCGCGGGTGCGCTCCAACGTCATCCGCTTGCTGGGCGAGTCGGCGGCGACGGCCGGCAGCGGCCAGCACCGGTCCAAGACCCCCACGCTCGACGAGTTCGGCTCCAACCTCACGCAGATGGCCGAGGAGCACCGCCTCGATCCGGTCGTGGGCCGCGAGAAGGAAATCGAGCGCGTCATCCAGATCCTGGGCCGGCGCACCAAGAACAACCCGGTGCTCATCGGCGAGCCGGGCGTCGGCAAGACGGCCATCGCCGAGGGCCTCGCGCTCAAGATTTCAAATGGCGAGGTGCCGGATATCCTGTCGGAGAAGCGCGTCGTGACGCTGGACATCGGCTCGCTGGTCGCCGGCACCAAGTACCGCGGCGAGTTCGAGGAACGCCTCAAGAAGATCATGGAGGAAATCCGCGGGGCCGGTAACATCATCCTGGTCATCGACGAGCTCCACACGCTCATAGGCGCGGGCGCCGCCGAGGGCGCCGTTGACGCGGCCAACATCCTCAAGCCCGCCCTGGCCCGCGGCGAGCTGCAGTGCATCGGCGCCACCACCCTCGACGAGTACCGCAAGCACATCGAGCGCGACGCGGCTCTCGAGCGGCGCTTCCAGCCAGTCATGGTGGGAGAGCCCAGCGTGGACGAGACCATCGAGATCCTGCGCGGCCTGCGGGAGCGCTACGAGGCGCATCACCGGCTGCAGATCTCCGACGAGGCGCTCATCGCGGCTGCCAAGCTGGCCGATCGCTACATCTCCGATCGCTTCTTGCCCGACAAGGCCATCGACCTGATGGACGAGGCGGCCTCGCGCGTGCGGCTGCGCAGTTCGAGCCTGCCGCCCAAGGCCAAGGATCTCGAGAAGGAGCTCCGCCAGTTCACCAAGGAGAAAGAAGCCGCCATCCGGGCGCAGGAGTTCGAGAAGGCCTCGCAACTGCGCGATCAGGAGCAGGGCATCCGCGAGAAGATTCGCGAAATCGCGGCCGAGTGGCGCACCGAGCGAGGCAACCAGGCGGCGCCGGTGGTGGACGCCGAGGAGATCGCCGAGATCGTGGCTTCCTGGACGGGCATCCCGGTCTCCAAGATCACCGAGGGCGAGACCGAGAAGCTCCTCAAGATGGAAGAGGTGATGCACGAGCGCGTCATCGGCCAGCAGGAGGCGATTCACCTCATCAGCCGGGCCGTGCGCCGGGCCCGCGTCGGCCTCAAGAATCCGCGGCGCCCCATCGGCAGTTTCATCTTCAGCGGCCCCACGGGCGTCGGCAAGACCGAGGTCGCCAAGGCCCTCGCGGCATTCTTCTTCGGCCAGGAAGATTCGCTCATCCGCATCGACATGTCCGAGTACATGGAAAAGCACGCGGTGAGTAAGATGATCGGCTCGCCTCCCGGCTACGTCGGCTACAACGAGGGCGGGCAGCTGACCGAGGCGGTGCGGCGCCGGCCATACAGCGTCGTGCTGTTCGACGAGATCGAGAAGGCGCATCCCGACGCGTTCAACATCCTCCTGCAGATCCTGGAGGACGGTCGCCTCACCGACGCCAAGGGCCGCACGGTGGACTTCAAGAACACCATCGTCATCCTGACGTCCAACATCGGCGCCCGGGCGATCGAGAAGGGCTCCACGCTCGGCTTCCAGACGGGCGGCGACGACAACCGCTACAAGCGGATGCGCGACCTCGTGATGGACGAGCTCAAGCAGGCCTTCCGGCCCGAGTTCCTCAACCGCATCGACGAGATCATCGTCTTCCATCCGCTCACGAAGGAAGAAGTCGCGCAGATCGCCGATCTGATGATGAAGGAAGTCTACGCCCGCATGCGCGAGAACGAGTTCGAACTCGTCGTCGCCCAGGACGTCAAGGACAAACTGGTCGACGAGGGCTACAGCGCGACGTACGGGGCCAGGCCGTTGCGCCGGTCGATACAGCGCCTCATCGAGGATCCCCTCGCCGAGGAGATCCTCTCCGGTGCGCTGTCCAAGATCGGGAAGATCGAGGCGTACCTCGACGACGGCAAGGTCGGCTTCCGCAACATCGCCAACGGCGAGGGAGGTGCCCCGGCCGAACCGGCGGAAGGCGCCGGCGAGGAGGGCGCCGCCGAGGTAGCGGCAGCCACCACGTCCCGCAAGCGCGGGTCGTCGGCACCCAAGCAAGAGGAATAG
- a CDS encoding HTTM domain-containing protein → MSAWNRFWFGPASPLPLGLFRIGLGLAFLAYLYQITAPFEEFLGTRGIVAPATIEAILPQPRLNLLPAGTPDAIMRLALFVFWVAALMLTIGYRTRLATFACFALMCSFTQRNPFLLNGPEQLLRIYSFSFLLAPGNLPFSVDRRLAGLHWPPGPVIPLAQRLIALQVAIVYLAGVLWKTGGSRWVDGTAVYYTDQFETLKNHWLPLPLPSLEVVNLATYLTIAVELAIALCAWFRPTRPWVLAGGVLLHLGIGWNMNLWIFSFAMLAGYPCFLAGRDVMAMTRSLGRWRVAWR, encoded by the coding sequence ATGAGCGCGTGGAATCGCTTCTGGTTCGGACCGGCATCGCCGCTGCCGCTCGGGCTGTTCCGCATCGGTCTGGGGCTGGCGTTTCTGGCCTACCTCTACCAGATCACCGCCCCCTTCGAGGAATTCCTCGGCACCCGCGGCATCGTCGCGCCCGCCACCATCGAGGCCATCCTGCCGCAACCGCGCCTCAACCTCCTGCCGGCCGGGACGCCCGACGCGATCATGCGCCTGGCGCTCTTCGTCTTCTGGGTGGCGGCCCTGATGCTCACGATCGGCTATCGCACGCGCCTGGCCACCTTCGCCTGCTTCGCGCTCATGTGCTCGTTCACGCAGCGCAACCCGTTCCTCCTCAACGGTCCCGAGCAGTTGCTGCGCATCTACTCGTTCTCCTTCCTGCTGGCTCCGGGCAACTTGCCCTTCTCGGTCGATCGCCGCCTGGCCGGGCTGCACTGGCCTCCCGGGCCCGTGATTCCCCTCGCGCAGCGCCTGATCGCCCTGCAGGTGGCCATCGTGTACCTGGCCGGCGTGCTGTGGAAGACCGGCGGATCGCGCTGGGTGGACGGCACCGCGGTGTACTACACCGATCAGTTCGAGACCCTCAAGAACCACTGGCTGCCGCTGCCGCTGCCGTCCCTGGAGGTGGTCAATCTCGCGACCTATCTCACCATCGCCGTCGAACTGGCGATAGCGCTTTGCGCGTGGTTCCGGCCGACGCGGCCCTGGGTGCTGGCGGGCGGCGTCCTGCTCCATCTGGGGATCGGCTGGAACATGAACCTCTGGATCTTCAGCTTCGCCATGCTGGCCGGGTACCCGTGCTTCCTGGCGGGTCGCGACGTGATGGCAATGACCCGCTCCCTCGGCCGCTGGAGGGTTGCTTGGCGGTGA
- a CDS encoding HTTM domain-containing protein codes for MTRFFFGPASGLPLALYRIAFGVLGVLYTLQLVRYFKDYYGHQGVLRPATVLALGSAGHPQILPAWLPDGALWLALAALAGASAALACGYRTRMAAIAVFVLLSSFYFRNVLVACGAERILRFCAFWLLFLPADLPLSVDRYLAVRRGDRVPTTIAPWPQRMIAIQIAVVYLTTFFTKTQGETWISGTAVYYAQHYVLASNKATALPLLDLTMVNIATYATLAAELALGTLVWFRGTRLPVLAGGIALHAGIAWNLGLWYFSAVMIGSYLCFLDRADLARLRRLARRALPRCLEKHHRHGGGGVEGLGPAGHRDGDGLVGQGQGVP; via the coding sequence ATGACGCGCTTCTTCTTCGGACCGGCCTCGGGACTGCCGCTGGCACTGTATCGCATCGCCTTCGGCGTGCTGGGCGTCCTCTACACGCTGCAGCTTGTGCGCTACTTCAAGGACTACTACGGCCACCAGGGCGTCCTGCGGCCCGCGACCGTCCTCGCCCTGGGCAGCGCGGGCCATCCGCAGATCTTGCCGGCCTGGCTCCCGGACGGGGCGCTATGGTTGGCCCTCGCGGCGCTCGCCGGGGCCTCGGCGGCGCTCGCCTGCGGCTATCGCACGCGCATGGCGGCCATCGCGGTCTTCGTGCTGCTTTCGTCCTTCTACTTCCGCAACGTGCTGGTCGCGTGCGGCGCCGAGCGCATCCTGCGGTTCTGCGCGTTCTGGTTGCTCTTTCTCCCGGCGGATCTTCCGCTGTCGGTCGACCGCTACCTGGCCGTCAGGCGCGGCGACCGCGTGCCCACGACGATCGCGCCCTGGCCCCAGCGCATGATCGCCATCCAGATCGCGGTGGTCTACCTGACGACCTTCTTCACCAAGACGCAGGGCGAAACCTGGATTTCGGGTACCGCCGTCTACTACGCCCAGCACTACGTGCTGGCCTCCAACAAGGCGACCGCCCTGCCGCTGCTGGATCTCACCATGGTCAACATCGCCACGTACGCCACGCTCGCCGCCGAACTGGCGCTGGGGACCCTCGTCTGGTTCCGCGGGACGCGCCTGCCGGTGCTGGCAGGCGGAATCGCGCTGCACGCCGGCATCGCCTGGAACCTCGGCCTCTGGTACTTCTCGGCCGTGATGATCGGGTCTTACCTATGCTTCCTGGACCGGGCCGACCTGGCGCGCCTGCGCAGGCTGGCGCGCCGCGCGCTGCCGCGCTGCCTCGAAAAGCACCACCGCCACGGCGGCGGCGGCGTTGAGGGACTCGGTCCGGCCGGGCATCGGGATGGCGATGGCCTCGTCGGCCAGGGCCAGGGCGTCCCGTGA
- a CDS encoding STAS domain-containing protein, with amino-acid sequence MNSDFTLATRSADSVQIVTIAGHVDAHTAPRLEETIGALLDEGAFHVVLDLADLTYISSAGLGVLTGTLGTFRDRGGDLKLARTPDKVFRVLDLLGFTRLLELFDTPEEAVAAFQTVPSRV; translated from the coding sequence ATGAATAGCGACTTCACCCTTGCGACCCGCAGCGCCGATTCGGTCCAGATCGTGACCATCGCCGGCCACGTGGACGCCCACACCGCGCCCCGCCTCGAGGAGACCATCGGCGCGCTGCTCGACGAGGGTGCCTTCCATGTCGTGCTCGATCTCGCCGACCTGACCTACATCAGCAGCGCCGGCCTGGGCGTCTTGACGGGGACCCTCGGCACCTTCCGCGACCGGGGCGGCGACCTCAAGCTGGCGCGCACCCCCGACAAGGTCTTCCGGGTGCTCGATCTGCTGGGCTTCACGCGGCTCCTGGAGCTGTTCGACACCCCGGAGGAGGCGGTGGCGGCCTTCCAGACGGTACCATCCAGGGTGTGA